Proteins from one Prinia subflava isolate CZ2003 ecotype Zambia chromosome 22, Cam_Psub_1.2, whole genome shotgun sequence genomic window:
- the FAM118B gene encoding protein FAM118B isoform X2 produces MASTVSLGKETLLEDGMPPAKKPRKLLPSLKTKKPRELVLVIGTGISAAVAPQVPALKSWKGLIQALLDAAIDFDLLEDEESKRFQKCLHEDKNLVHVAHDLIQKLSPRTSNVRSTFFKDCLYEVFDDLESKMEDSGKQLLQSVLHLMENGALVLTTNFDNLLELYAAHQGKHLESLDLTDEKKVLEWAQEKRKLSVLHIHGVYTNPSGIVLHPAGYQNVLRNTEVMALFLEAVKHKSDLEHFMLVRRGDVDEFKKLRENMLDKGIKVISYGDEYADLPEYFERLTSEIAMRGRTGVPKEGQQLNGSAGAHTEVKAFASTQDAAPEPQPCPAPEPWQGLLGQPLSHGTQPSGRLEPTTVPLLSAPRQDPSGREEARTEPPRMNTWSNIVIVVLLGLHVPVERGVPEGAAASLTSYLVLLYSVFQLKNET; encoded by the exons ATGGCTTCTACGGTGAGCCTGGGCAAGGAAACATTATTGGAAGATGGAATGCCACCTGCAAAAAAGCCCAG GAAGCTGTTGCCAAGCCTCAAAACCAAGAAGCCTCGGGAACTTGTTTTGGTGATTGGGACAGGAATTAGTGCTGCAGTTGCTCCCCAGGTCCCAGCGCTGAAGTCCTGGAAGGGGCTGATTCAGGCCCTTCTGGATGCTGCTATTGACTTTGATCTCCTGGAAGATGAAGAGAGCAAACGGTTCCAGAAGTGTCTTCATGAGGACAAGAACCTGGTTCATGTTGCCCATGACCTTATTCAGAAGCTGTCTCCG CGCACAAGCAATGTTCGCTCAACCTTTTTCAAGGACTGTTTGTATGAGGTGTTTGATGACCTGGAATCCAAAATGGAAGAttctgggaagcagctgcttcAGTCTGTGCTTCACTTGATGGAAAACGGGGCCCTTGTGTTAACCACAAACTTTGATAACCTGCTGGAGCTGTACGCAGCACACCAGGGGAAGCATCTTGAGTCTCTTGACCTGACTGATGAAAAGAAG GTGCTGGAGTGGGCACAAGAGAAGAGGAAGCTCAGTGTCCTGCACATCCACGGCGTCTACACCAACCCCAGCGGCATCGTCCTGCACCCGGCCGGATACCAGAACGTGCTGCGCAACACCGAGGTCATG GCCCTGTTTTTAGAGGCTGTCAAGCACAAGTCAGACCTGGAGCACTTCATGCTGGTGCGGAGGGGGGATGTGGACGAGTTCAAGAAGCTCCGTGAGAACATGCTGGACAAAGGGATCAAAGTGATTTCCTACGGAGACGAATACGCTGACCTGCCCGAGTACTTCGAGCGGCTGACAAGCGAGATCGCCATGCGGGGCCGCACAG gtgtgcccaaggaggggcagcagctgaacGGCTCTGCAGGTGCCCACACTGAGGTGAAAG cctttgcttccACACAGGATGCAGCTCCtgagcctcagccctgcccagcccctgagcCGTGGCAGGGGCTCCTGGGACAGCCCCTGAGCCATGGCACGCAGCCCTCAGGGAGGCTGGAGCCCAccactgtcccactgctgtcAGCACCGAGGCAGGACCCTTCTGGCAGGGAAGAGGCCAGGACAGAGCCTCCACGGATGAACACCTGGTCTAACATAGTAATTGTGGTTTTACTGGGGCTGCATGTGCCTGTGGAGCGCGGTGtccctgagggagctgcagcctctctaACTTCATACCTAGTGCttttatattctgtatttcaattaaaaaatgaaacttga
- the FAM118B gene encoding protein FAM118B isoform X1: MASTVSLGKETLLEDGMPPAKKPRKLLPSLKTKKPRELVLVIGTGISAAVAPQVPALKSWKGLIQALLDAAIDFDLLEDEESKRFQKCLHEDKNLVHVAHDLIQKLSPRTSNVRSTFFKDCLYEVFDDLESKMEDSGKQLLQSVLHLMENGALVLTTNFDNLLELYAAHQGKHLESLDLTDEKKVLEWAQEKRKLSVLHIHGVYTNPSGIVLHPAGYQNVLRNTEVMREIQKLYENKSFLFLGCGWTVDDTTFQALFLEAVKHKSDLEHFMLVRRGDVDEFKKLRENMLDKGIKVISYGDEYADLPEYFERLTSEIAMRGRTGVPKEGQQLNGSAGAHTEVKAFASTQDAAPEPQPCPAPEPWQGLLGQPLSHGTQPSGRLEPTTVPLLSAPRQDPSGREEARTEPPRMNTWSNIVIVVLLGLHVPVERGVPEGAAASLTSYLVLLYSVFQLKNET, translated from the exons ATGGCTTCTACGGTGAGCCTGGGCAAGGAAACATTATTGGAAGATGGAATGCCACCTGCAAAAAAGCCCAG GAAGCTGTTGCCAAGCCTCAAAACCAAGAAGCCTCGGGAACTTGTTTTGGTGATTGGGACAGGAATTAGTGCTGCAGTTGCTCCCCAGGTCCCAGCGCTGAAGTCCTGGAAGGGGCTGATTCAGGCCCTTCTGGATGCTGCTATTGACTTTGATCTCCTGGAAGATGAAGAGAGCAAACGGTTCCAGAAGTGTCTTCATGAGGACAAGAACCTGGTTCATGTTGCCCATGACCTTATTCAGAAGCTGTCTCCG CGCACAAGCAATGTTCGCTCAACCTTTTTCAAGGACTGTTTGTATGAGGTGTTTGATGACCTGGAATCCAAAATGGAAGAttctgggaagcagctgcttcAGTCTGTGCTTCACTTGATGGAAAACGGGGCCCTTGTGTTAACCACAAACTTTGATAACCTGCTGGAGCTGTACGCAGCACACCAGGGGAAGCATCTTGAGTCTCTTGACCTGACTGATGAAAAGAAG GTGCTGGAGTGGGCACAAGAGAAGAGGAAGCTCAGTGTCCTGCACATCCACGGCGTCTACACCAACCCCAGCGGCATCGTCCTGCACCCGGCCGGATACCAGAACGTGCTGCGCAACACCGAGGTCATG CGAGAGATTCAGAAGCTGTATGAAAATAAGTCCTTCCTCTTCTTGGGCTGTGGTTGGACAGTTGATGACACCACGTTTCAGGCCCTGTTTTTAGAGGCTGTCAAGCACAAGTCAGACCTGGAGCACTTCATGCTGGTGCGGAGGGGGGATGTGGACGAGTTCAAGAAGCTCCGTGAGAACATGCTGGACAAAGGGATCAAAGTGATTTCCTACGGAGACGAATACGCTGACCTGCCCGAGTACTTCGAGCGGCTGACAAGCGAGATCGCCATGCGGGGCCGCACAG gtgtgcccaaggaggggcagcagctgaacGGCTCTGCAGGTGCCCACACTGAGGTGAAAG cctttgcttccACACAGGATGCAGCTCCtgagcctcagccctgcccagcccctgagcCGTGGCAGGGGCTCCTGGGACAGCCCCTGAGCCATGGCACGCAGCCCTCAGGGAGGCTGGAGCCCAccactgtcccactgctgtcAGCACCGAGGCAGGACCCTTCTGGCAGGGAAGAGGCCAGGACAGAGCCTCCACGGATGAACACCTGGTCTAACATAGTAATTGTGGTTTTACTGGGGCTGCATGTGCCTGTGGAGCGCGGTGtccctgagggagctgcagcctctctaACTTCATACCTAGTGCttttatattctgtatttcaattaaaaaatgaaacttga
- the FAM118B gene encoding protein FAM118B isoform X3, with protein MASTVSLGKETLLEDGMPPAKKPRKLLPSLKTKKPRELVLVIGTGISAAVAPQVPALKSWKGLIQALLDAAIDFDLLEDEESKRFQKCLHEDKNLVHVAHDLIQKLSPRTSNVRSTFFKDCLYEVFDDLESKMEDSGKQLLQSVLHLMENGALVLTTNFDNLLELYAAHQGKHLESLDLTDEKKVLEWAQEKRKLSVLHIHGVYTNPSGIVLHPAGYQNVLRNTEVMREIQKLYENKSFLFLGCGWTVDDTTFQALFLEAVKHKSDLEHFMLVRRGDVDEFKKLRENMLDKGIKVISYGDEYADLPEYFERLTSEIAMRGRTGVPKEGQQLNGSAGAHTEVKGCSS; from the exons ATGGCTTCTACGGTGAGCCTGGGCAAGGAAACATTATTGGAAGATGGAATGCCACCTGCAAAAAAGCCCAG GAAGCTGTTGCCAAGCCTCAAAACCAAGAAGCCTCGGGAACTTGTTTTGGTGATTGGGACAGGAATTAGTGCTGCAGTTGCTCCCCAGGTCCCAGCGCTGAAGTCCTGGAAGGGGCTGATTCAGGCCCTTCTGGATGCTGCTATTGACTTTGATCTCCTGGAAGATGAAGAGAGCAAACGGTTCCAGAAGTGTCTTCATGAGGACAAGAACCTGGTTCATGTTGCCCATGACCTTATTCAGAAGCTGTCTCCG CGCACAAGCAATGTTCGCTCAACCTTTTTCAAGGACTGTTTGTATGAGGTGTTTGATGACCTGGAATCCAAAATGGAAGAttctgggaagcagctgcttcAGTCTGTGCTTCACTTGATGGAAAACGGGGCCCTTGTGTTAACCACAAACTTTGATAACCTGCTGGAGCTGTACGCAGCACACCAGGGGAAGCATCTTGAGTCTCTTGACCTGACTGATGAAAAGAAG GTGCTGGAGTGGGCACAAGAGAAGAGGAAGCTCAGTGTCCTGCACATCCACGGCGTCTACACCAACCCCAGCGGCATCGTCCTGCACCCGGCCGGATACCAGAACGTGCTGCGCAACACCGAGGTCATG CGAGAGATTCAGAAGCTGTATGAAAATAAGTCCTTCCTCTTCTTGGGCTGTGGTTGGACAGTTGATGACACCACGTTTCAGGCCCTGTTTTTAGAGGCTGTCAAGCACAAGTCAGACCTGGAGCACTTCATGCTGGTGCGGAGGGGGGATGTGGACGAGTTCAAGAAGCTCCGTGAGAACATGCTGGACAAAGGGATCAAAGTGATTTCCTACGGAGACGAATACGCTGACCTGCCCGAGTACTTCGAGCGGCTGACAAGCGAGATCGCCATGCGGGGCCGCACAG gtgtgcccaaggaggggcagcagctgaacGGCTCTGCAGGTGCCCACACTGAGGTGAAAG GATGCAGCTCCtga
- the TIRAP gene encoding toll/interleukin-1 receptor domain-containing adapter protein isoform X1 yields the protein MHPLPCSGAGLLHSRILLPLMGMRVSPPHSLSALLGAGVYLQWREPVTGWFRRLLQKPKPSSVESLKSSHSASSSPSSSSSSAKSSSSSPGTSLATSSISLSPVSALDISASDSPRWDKSYDVCICHSEQDMELVEELVSYLEGQPESFRCFLQLRDAVAGSAVVTELCDAVQNSHCWVMLITPGFLQDPWCRYQMHQALAEAPMANGRTIPVLKDVDRKDYPRELRNIYYIYMALKEKSFRQIRDTVMRYLQELCRSSTKRME from the exons ATgcatccccttccctgctccgGTGCCGGACTCCTGCATTCCAG GATCCTTTTACCACTGATGGGAATGAGGGTTTCTCCTCCCCATTCCCTCTCGGCCTTGCTTGGTGCAGGTGTGTATCTCCAGTGGAGAGAGCCAGTAACAG GTTGGTTTAGGCGACTCCTGCAGAAACCCAAGCCCAGCTCAGTGGAGAGCCTCAAGTCCAGCCACTCTGCTTCATCCTCgccttcctcctcttcatcctctGCCAAGAGCTCCAGCTCTTCTCCTGGCACGAGCTTGGCCACCAGCTCCATCTCCCTGTCGCCTGTGTCAGCACTGGACATCAGCGCCTCAGACAGTCCCCGGTGGGACAAGAGCTACGATGTGTGCATCTGCCACAGCGAGCAGGACATGGAGCTGGTGGAGGAGCTGGTGTCCTACCTGGAGGGCCAACCCGAGAGCTTCcgctgcttcctgcagctgcgGGATGCGGTGGCGGGAAGCGCAGTGGTGACAGAGCTGTGTGATGCCGTGCAGAACAGCCACTGCTGGGTCATGCTCATCACCCCCGGCTTCCTGCAGGACCCCTGGTGCAGGTACCAGATGCACCAGGCCTTGGCTGAGGCTCCCATGGCCAATGGACGCACCATCCCAGTGCTGAAGGACGTGGATCGCAAGGATTACCCCAGGGAGCTGCGGAACATCTACTACATCTACATGGCGCTGAAGGAGAAAAGCTTCAGGCAGATCAGAGACACTGTCATGCGCT ACCTCCAGGAACTGTGCCGGAGTTCCACAAAAAGGATGGAGtag
- the TIRAP gene encoding toll/interleukin-1 receptor domain-containing adapter protein isoform X2, whose translation MHPLPCSGAGLLHSRILLPLMGMRVSPPHSLSALLGAGWFRRLLQKPKPSSVESLKSSHSASSSPSSSSSSAKSSSSSPGTSLATSSISLSPVSALDISASDSPRWDKSYDVCICHSEQDMELVEELVSYLEGQPESFRCFLQLRDAVAGSAVVTELCDAVQNSHCWVMLITPGFLQDPWCRYQMHQALAEAPMANGRTIPVLKDVDRKDYPRELRNIYYIYMALKEKSFRQIRDTVMRYLQELCRSSTKRME comes from the exons ATgcatccccttccctgctccgGTGCCGGACTCCTGCATTCCAG GATCCTTTTACCACTGATGGGAATGAGGGTTTCTCCTCCCCATTCCCTCTCGGCCTTGCTTGGTGCAG GTTGGTTTAGGCGACTCCTGCAGAAACCCAAGCCCAGCTCAGTGGAGAGCCTCAAGTCCAGCCACTCTGCTTCATCCTCgccttcctcctcttcatcctctGCCAAGAGCTCCAGCTCTTCTCCTGGCACGAGCTTGGCCACCAGCTCCATCTCCCTGTCGCCTGTGTCAGCACTGGACATCAGCGCCTCAGACAGTCCCCGGTGGGACAAGAGCTACGATGTGTGCATCTGCCACAGCGAGCAGGACATGGAGCTGGTGGAGGAGCTGGTGTCCTACCTGGAGGGCCAACCCGAGAGCTTCcgctgcttcctgcagctgcgGGATGCGGTGGCGGGAAGCGCAGTGGTGACAGAGCTGTGTGATGCCGTGCAGAACAGCCACTGCTGGGTCATGCTCATCACCCCCGGCTTCCTGCAGGACCCCTGGTGCAGGTACCAGATGCACCAGGCCTTGGCTGAGGCTCCCATGGCCAATGGACGCACCATCCCAGTGCTGAAGGACGTGGATCGCAAGGATTACCCCAGGGAGCTGCGGAACATCTACTACATCTACATGGCGCTGAAGGAGAAAAGCTTCAGGCAGATCAGAGACACTGTCATGCGCT ACCTCCAGGAACTGTGCCGGAGTTCCACAAAAAGGATGGAGtag
- the TIRAP gene encoding toll/interleukin-1 receptor domain-containing adapter protein isoform X3, with amino-acid sequence MASWFRRLLQKPKPSSVESLKSSHSASSSPSSSSSSAKSSSSSPGTSLATSSISLSPVSALDISASDSPRWDKSYDVCICHSEQDMELVEELVSYLEGQPESFRCFLQLRDAVAGSAVVTELCDAVQNSHCWVMLITPGFLQDPWCRYQMHQALAEAPMANGRTIPVLKDVDRKDYPRELRNIYYIYMALKEKSFRQIRDTVMRYLQELCRSSTKRME; translated from the exons ATGGCTA GTTGGTTTAGGCGACTCCTGCAGAAACCCAAGCCCAGCTCAGTGGAGAGCCTCAAGTCCAGCCACTCTGCTTCATCCTCgccttcctcctcttcatcctctGCCAAGAGCTCCAGCTCTTCTCCTGGCACGAGCTTGGCCACCAGCTCCATCTCCCTGTCGCCTGTGTCAGCACTGGACATCAGCGCCTCAGACAGTCCCCGGTGGGACAAGAGCTACGATGTGTGCATCTGCCACAGCGAGCAGGACATGGAGCTGGTGGAGGAGCTGGTGTCCTACCTGGAGGGCCAACCCGAGAGCTTCcgctgcttcctgcagctgcgGGATGCGGTGGCGGGAAGCGCAGTGGTGACAGAGCTGTGTGATGCCGTGCAGAACAGCCACTGCTGGGTCATGCTCATCACCCCCGGCTTCCTGCAGGACCCCTGGTGCAGGTACCAGATGCACCAGGCCTTGGCTGAGGCTCCCATGGCCAATGGACGCACCATCCCAGTGCTGAAGGACGTGGATCGCAAGGATTACCCCAGGGAGCTGCGGAACATCTACTACATCTACATGGCGCTGAAGGAGAAAAGCTTCAGGCAGATCAGAGACACTGTCATGCGCT ACCTCCAGGAACTGTGCCGGAGTTCCACAAAAAGGATGGAGtag